One part of the Zingiber officinale cultivar Zhangliang unplaced genomic scaffold, Zo_v1.1 ctg130, whole genome shotgun sequence genome encodes these proteins:
- the LOC122036023 gene encoding probable phytol kinase 2, chloroplastic, translating into MVAQVTATIPALAPPRSAARLDGRRALSFLSTSYPGFSQAFLPPGLLSSSSSSFRRITATMAAPVSLDSSILHDLGASAVTSFVALGLLRFWGELAKRGVFEQKLSRKLVHITVGLVFMLFWPLFSSGRWAPFLAALAPGINIIRMLLLGLGFLKNDATVKSMSRHGDYRELLKGPLFYACTITCSTAIFWRTSPIAIASICNLCAGDGVADIIGRRLGGTKLPYNPNKSFAGSIAMVLSGFLSSVWYMHYFHAFGFMEENWGMIIRFFIVSLAASVVESLPISTELDDNLTVPVASLLIGGLVF; encoded by the exons ATGGTCGCCCAAGTTACCGCGACCATTCCGGCGCTTGCTCCTCCGAGGTCAGCAGCTCGCTTGGACGGTCGCCGCGCCTTATCATTCCTCTCCACCTCATATCCTGGGTTTTCCCAGGCTTTTCTGCCTCCGGGACTCCTCTCTTCCTCCAGCTCCTCCTTCCGCCGCATCACGGCGACTATGGCAGCCCCCGTGTCGCTCGATAGTTCGATTCTGCACGACTTGGGAGCTTCTGCCGTGACGAGTTTTGTTGCGCTCGGGCTCCTCCGGTTCTGGGGGGAGCTGGCTAAAAGAGGCGTCTTTGAGCAG aAACTAAGCAGGAAGCTTGTCCATATAACAGTAGGATTGGTTTTCATGCTCTTCTGGCCTTTGTTCAG CTCAGGACGTTGGGCGCCATTTCTTGCGGCTTTGGCACCAGGAATTAACATCATTAGGATGCTTCTCCTTGGACTTGGATTTTTGAAAAATGATGCCACAGTCAAGTCAATGAGCAGACACGGAGACTACAG GGAACTTTTGAAAGGACCGTTGTTCTACGCATGCACTATAACTTGTTCCACTGCAATCTTTTGGCGAACATCTCCTATCGCAATTGCTTCAATCTGCAACTTGTGTGCCGGAGATG GTGTGGCTGATATCATAGGGCGACGACTCGGTGGGACAAAACTTCCTTACAACCCTAATAAATCCTTCGCAGGTAGCATTGCGATGGTCTTGTCAGGGTTTTTATCATCAGTCTG GTACATGCATTACTTCCACGCCTTTGGATTCATGGAAGAAAATTGGGGAATGATCATACGCTTCTTCATCGTGTCTTTGGCTGCCTCAGTTGTGGAATCACTACCCATTAGTACAGAATTGGATGACAATTTAACTGTCCCAGTGGCATCGTTGTTAATAGGCGGCCTTGTTTTCTGA